In Paraburkholderia terrae, the DNA window AGTCGTGCTGCCCGGACGCACAGGGGTGCGCTCGGACGAACTCGGCCGCGGATGCTTGGCTGTCAGTTTGACTCGCATGAAATCTCACACTGCGATCGCGCGCAGCAGCTCCGTTTCGACCTGGATTTGTCGACGGTTGTCAGAGAGGCCGTGTCCATCAAGTAGGAACACGTCCTCGACGCGTTCGCCGAGTGTATTGATCCGCGCCGCATGGACGCCGACCCGGTGCTCGGCCAGCACGCGCGCGATCGAATAAAGAAGGCCCGGCCGGTCGTTGGCCGACACGGACAGGATGTAATACTGGCCACGTTCGTCGGCCCGCAGGTCGACGCGCGGCGTCACGGGGAACGTGCGCGACAGGCGCGACAGCCGGCCCTTCGACGGCTCCGGCAACAACGTGCCTTCCGCCCTCAGGCGCCCTGCCAGTTCCTGTTCGACGAGGTTGGCGATGTCGCGATAGTGGACGTCACGCTCGGTATGTGCAACGAGAAAGTTGTCGAGCGCATAGCCGTGTCGGGTGGTGCTCACGCGCGCATCGAGCACGGACAGCGAATTGCGGTCGAAATACGCGCAGATGCCCGCAAACAGATCGGGGCGGTCCTTCACGTAGACGAGCACCTGTAGCGCCTCGCCGATGGGCGAGGGCCGCGCGCGCACGATCGGCGTCTCCGTCTCCACGTGACGGTGCAGCACGCGCGTCTGCCACGCGATGTCGGCGGCATCGTGACGCAGGAAGTAGCCGACGTCGAGCTTGTCCCACAGCGCGCGGTGCGCGTTCTCGGGCACCGTTTCGAGGCGCAGCAGGGCGAGTGCTTCTTCCTGGCGCTGCTTGAGTTCCGAATGCGCGTCCGGGCGGGCGCCGCCGAGCACGGCGAGCGTCGCGCGGTACAGGTCTTCGAGCAGCTTGCCTTTCCACGTGTTCCAGACTTTCGGGCTGGTGCCGCGAATGTCGGCCACCGTCAGCAGATACAGCGCCGTCAGGCGACGTTCGGTGCCGACCAGGTTGGCGAACCGTTTGATCACTTCCGGGTCGCTCGTGTCCTGCTTCTGGGCGACCTGGCTCATCGTCAGGTGATGCTGGACGAGCCAGACGATCAGCGCCGTATCGTCGGTGGAAATGTCGTGCTCGCGGCAGAAGCGGCGCGCGTCGGCCATGCCGAGGGTGGAGTGATCGCCGCCGCGGCCTTTCGCGATGTCGTGGAACAGCGCGGCCACGTACAGCACGTACGGCCGCTCGAAGTTCACGATCAGCTGGCTGCAGAACGGGTATTCGTGTGCGTGCTCGGCGACCGCGAAGCGTCGCATGTTCCGAAGCACCATCAGAATGTGCTGATCGACGGTATAGACGTGATACAGATCATGCTGCATCTGTCCGACGATGCGGCGGAAGTTCAGCAGATAGCGCCCCAGCACGCTGGTCTGGTTCATCAGACGCATCGCATGCGTGATGCCCTGCGGCTGCTTGAGGATTTCCATGAAGAGGCGCCGGTTTTCCGGATCGCGCCGCCAGCGGTGGTCCATCTTGTCGCGCGCGTTGTACAGCGCGCGCAGCGTGCGCGCCGACAGCCCTTTGACGCCCGGTGTCTCTTCATACAGCAGGAAGGCTTCCAGGATCGCGTTCGGCTCGCGTTCGAAAACGTCGTCACTGGCGATTTCCAGCATGCCTTGTTTCTCGACGAAACGATCGGACAGAACGCGAGTAATACCGCTCGTGCTAGGAAAAAGCTGCGCTTCGATGTTCTGGATCAGAATGGTCGACAGCTGCGTGACGGCTT includes these proteins:
- a CDS encoding [protein-PII] uridylyltransferase — translated: MSSVHAVALSDATSLKADYKVAKTPLLDRFKTATNVDTLMHALARITDDALRGAWTACELPASLALLAVGGYGRGELAPHSDIDILVLLPDEPVAHLEARIERFIGLAWDLGLELGSSVRTVSQCIEESANDVTVQTSLLEARRIVGSTALFESFSLRYRDALDPRAFFQAKVLEMRQRHAKFQDTPYSLEPNVKESPGGLRDLQLILWITQAAGFGSSWRELDARGLITDREARELRRNEGFLKALRARLHVLAGRRQDILVFDLQNPLAESFGFKATSTRRASEQLMRRYYWAAKAVTQLSTILIQNIEAQLFPSTSGITRVLSDRFVEKQGMLEIASDDVFEREPNAILEAFLLYEETPGVKGLSARTLRALYNARDKMDHRWRRDPENRRLFMEILKQPQGITHAMRLMNQTSVLGRYLLNFRRIVGQMQHDLYHVYTVDQHILMVLRNMRRFAVAEHAHEYPFCSQLIVNFERPYVLYVAALFHDIAKGRGGDHSTLGMADARRFCREHDISTDDTALIVWLVQHHLTMSQVAQKQDTSDPEVIKRFANLVGTERRLTALYLLTVADIRGTSPKVWNTWKGKLLEDLYRATLAVLGGARPDAHSELKQRQEEALALLRLETVPENAHRALWDKLDVGYFLRHDAADIAWQTRVLHRHVETETPIVRARPSPIGEALQVLVYVKDRPDLFAGICAYFDRNSLSVLDARVSTTRHGYALDNFLVAHTERDVHYRDIANLVEQELAGRLRAEGTLLPEPSKGRLSRLSRTFPVTPRVDLRADERGQYYILSVSANDRPGLLYSIARVLAEHRVGVHAARINTLGERVEDVFLLDGHGLSDNRRQIQVETELLRAIAV